One Alligator mississippiensis isolate rAllMis1 chromosome 1, rAllMis1, whole genome shotgun sequence genomic window carries:
- the GJA8 gene encoding gap junction alpha-8 protein: protein MGDWSFLGNILEQVNEQSTVIGRVWLTVLFIFRILILGTAAELVWGDEQSDFVCNTQQPGCENVCYDEAFPISHIRLWVLQIIFVSTPSLVYFGHAVHHARMKEKKKEREEAERRRLGEVENERLNLAPVQMRGGKKFPLEGTLLRTYVCHIIFKTLFEVGFIVGQYFLYGFRILPLYRCGRWPCPNLVDCFVSRPTEKTVFIMFMLAVASLSLFLNLVEISHLLMKRVQLAFWKPEEPPLGEISDKPLHSLAVTSIQKVKGYKLLEEEKPVSHYFPLTEVGIEASHLPSSFNDFNEKIGMGPLEELSRAFDERLPSYAQTKEQEDSREAGGEQEEEKEMLKRDGQGEVKGLEEREPSAPAELAADMRPLSRLSKASSRARSDDLTV from the coding sequence ATGGGTGACTGGAGCTTCTTGGGGAACATTTTAGAACAGGTGAATGAGCAATCCACCGTCATTGGGAGGGTTTGGCTCACAGTACTCTTCATCTTTCGAATCCTGATCCTGGGAACAGCTGCCGAATTAGTCTGGGGAGATGAACAGTCAGACTTTGTGTGCAACACCCAACAGCCCGGTTGTGAGAATGTCTGTTATGATGAAGCCTTCCCCATTTCCCACATCCGTCTCTGGGTCCTTCAGATCATCTTTGTCTCCACACCTTCACTCGTGTACTTTGGGCACGCTGTGCATCATGCACGaatgaaggagaagaagaaagagagggaggaagcTGAGAGACGTCGGCTAGGTGAGGTGGAGAACGAGAGGCTGAACTTAGCTCCAGTCCAAATGAGGGGGGGCAAGAAGTTCCCACTGGAAGGAACGTTATTGAGAACCTATGTCTGCCACATCATTTTCAAAACCCTCTTTGAGGTTGGGTTCATTGTAGGCCAGTACTTCCTGTATGGGTTCCGAATTCTGCCCCTCTACCGCTGTGGCCGGTGGCCCTGTCCCAACCTTGTGGACTGCTTTGTATCCAGACCCACTGAGAAGACAGTCTTCATTATGTTTATGCTGGCGGTGGCCTCATTATCTCTCTTCCTCAACCTCGTGGAGATCAGTCATTTGCTCATGAAAAGGGTGCAGCTGGCTTTCTGGAAGCCAGAGGAGCCACCACTGGGGGAGATCTCAGACAAACCCCTACATTCCCTCGCAGTGACTTCCATTCAGAAGGTCAAGGGCTACAAGCTGCTGGAGGAGGAAAAGCCAGTGTCCCACTATTTCCCCCTAACCGAAGTGGGGATTGAAGCTAGCCACCTTCCATCCTCCTTCAATGACTTCAACGAGAAGATTGGTATGGGGCCTCTAGAAGAACTATCCAGGGCCTTTGATGAGCGGTTACCATCCTATGCCCAAACAAAAGAGCAGGAAgacagcagggaagcaggaggtGAGCAAGAAGAGGAAAAAGAGATGCTGAAAAGAGATGGGCAAGGAGAGGTGAAGGGGTTGGAAGAGCGGGAGCCGTCAGCACCTGCTGAACTGGCAGCTGATATGAGACCCCTCAGCAGGCTTAGTAAAGCCAGCAGCCGGGCCAGGTCAGATGATTTGACTGTATGA